The nucleotide sequence GCACGGTGCCGGTTGAACTGGTTCCGGATTTTTTGCTACCACGAAAAACACGAAATGACACGAAAGGACGGAGTCATGCTCGGGGGTTTGGTAATCGGGTTTCGTTTTCTATTCGAGGATCATCTTAGGGAGTGGCGCGCGGAGAGCAAGGGGGTTTTGGGCATGTTGTGGCGATACAGGTTGATAACGGGGCGATGTCTGACGGTACCGGGACGGTGCCGTGGCAAAGGGCTGCGAAGTGTGGCGACCCGCAGGCGCACTTTGCGAACAAGTGTGGTTTCAGGCAGTGCAAATCTGGAAAAAACAGGCTGTTTTACGGTGAAGACCTGGAACAAGTGGCCCGTGTTTCAGTGCACTGTAAACTGGTCACGCGCGCGACTCAGTTAGACGCTTATTCTGGTTGGGGGCAGGGGGGAGTCAAGTCGAAATTCTGCAGTAGAACAAATCAACGGGGGGCAGATGATGAGTGAACAATGAGCATGAAAAGTGAGCATGAAAAGTGAGCATGAAAAAAGGCCGCTTACCGGGAATGGTAAGCAGCCTTTAAATTGGAGGCGGCGGGAATTGAACCCGCGTCCTGTGAACCCTCAGCTAAAGCCTCTACGTGCATATTTTATCGTTTGAGTCTCGTTTCTTCGGGCACGATAAACAGAGCCTGTTGGAAACCAGTCCACCACGAATCTCGTATCAGACGGAGCGGACATTGATCTGATACCAGTCTGATTTTGTGACCAGCTGTCGGACTCCTCAGACAGAGATTCCTAAGCCGGGGTTGCTTTTATTAAGCAGCCATTGAAAATTGCTTGTTTGCAATTAGATTGTGATCAGCTTTTTACGTGGCCAACTGATCAACCACGGCACGCCACCTTAACATACGGTGAACCAGTCGAATCCGATCGCCCCCGTGTCTTCAGTAGTACGTTTCTTTTAATACGTCATTTCGGAACAGAATGATCAATCAATTTGTAAGAAAATCGTTCTGCTCCTCTCTTATTATTATCAGCAGATCCTCCGGAGTCAATTTACTCTGTTTATCGAAATTCTGTTCTCAGAACAATTTATTGCTCCAACTCCCTGTATTTACTGCCTTTTTCGGTTCCAGAGCCACGACAGAAACAGCGGCAAATACTTTAGATTCGCTACCCGACAGCACAGAGCAGATCGAGAACAGATTACCGGGGAAGCAAAAGGCGGCTTCAATGGCATTCCGGTCCGGTTATTTGAAACGGGACAAAGTTTTTACCTGTTTTCCGGTCGGCAGGGAATTCTCTTTCAAATCAGTCTACATTCCTGGCTGTCATTCTCCTAAAATACGTTCAATCAAATACTGAGTCACTGAAAGAAACCAGTGGCCGTTCTTTATCTCACTGTGAAGCGGAAGTTTATCTGATATGGATTGTGTACATCTCCTCTCATTGGAACGACGTCTGTCGATTACCTGTTCTGTTTTGCTCTGTCTGGTCAGTCTGCCAGGAATGAGTTGGGCCGAATCGAAAGCCGCGGATTCGCAGTTCGTAGACATCCCGGAGCAGGGGGAGGTTCATTTCACGACAACTGAGAAGGAGGATCAGGTTCCTGCACGGTTTCATCTGGAGCCTCACTCGTTTCCGTTTACCTGTGAATTTAAGCGGATGAGTGGACCGGTCAAAGTGTATGATGTCACGTTTCCTTCTCCAGTGAAAACGGATGTGAAGGAAAACAATACGGTGCACGGTCATTATTATCAGCCGGAAGGTCCGGGTCCGTTTCCTGCGTGTGTGTGTCTGCATATTCTGGGGGGCGGATTTGAGTTGTCTGAGATGTCAGCGAATTCACTGGCGCGGCAGGGGATAGCAGCGCTGACCATCAAAATGCCTTATTATGCTGCACGACGGGGTTCAGGAGCCCAGAGTCGGCGGCGGATGATCTCGTTTGTGCCTGAGCATACGGCGGAGGGGATGACCCAGGCAGTACTGGATATCCGGCGGGCCGCGGCGTGGCTGGCGAGCCGTCAGGAAGTGGACGCAGAGCGACTGGGAGTGACCGGCATCAGCCTGGGAGGCATCATGTCGGCGCTGTCAGCAGAAGCAGAGCCGCGGTTCAGGAAAGTGGCCATTTACCTTGGCGGCGGCAATCTGGCGCTGGGCATCTGGGAAAATCCGCATAAGGATGCAAAACGGTTTCGTCAACATTGGCTGGATAACGGGGGCACATTTGAGTCATTTCTGGAAATCATGTCCCCCGTGGATCCGCATACGTATGGCAAACTGCTGCAGGATCGTGATGTATTGATGGTCGCTGCAAAACATGATGAGATTCTGCCCCCGAAAAGCGCAGTGGCTTTATGGGAGTCGATGGGCAAGAAGCCGGAGCTGGTCTGGCTGGATGCGGGACATATCTCGGCTGCGATATATATCTTTGGTGAAACGCGACGGCTGACGACTTTTTTCTCAAACTGGGATCGAAAGAAGCGAAGTACCGACTCTACCGGTTCTTAATTTCGCAGTACTTTTCGCAGCATGTGAATGGCGACGATCAGCAGACCAGCATTGCCTGCCCAGAGCGACCAGGTTGGTTCTATTTTTCCCTGTTTAGCAAGGTTGATTGCCAGCAAAACGATGGGGTAATAAAAGAGCAGAATCGGCAGGAATACCAGAAAGAAGCTGGTCAGAAACTGTCGGCGTGCCTGGGCAATGGAAAAAGGGCAGCCTACCAGTACAAAGAAGAAGCAACTGCAGCTTAAGGCGAAGCGGCTGGAGAGGGCCGTCTTGAGTTTGTTCTGGCGTTTTTCCTGGAACTGGTTCTGTGGGAGATCCGTGTTGACTTCCGGTGATTGAAAGTGTTCAAAATCTCCCAGAGCCAGGAGCATGGCAACTTCGATATCGCGCTGGAACTCGAACTCATTTTTTTTCTCGCTGAGATCAACGAGTTCGGATTTGATGGATTTCACACTCATGTGTCTCGGTTTGGCCATGGTGGTCTGGCTGGGAAGGGGGAATGGAAACGTATCTTTTTCGACAAAGAAGCGTGGTTTTCCCGGGAAGTCGATATGCCCCTTGGAAATGTGCAGAATGACCTGCTGATTGGTGAGATCAAATTCCAGGGTTGCTTCTTCCGCCTGAAGATGGACGGGTTTCTTGTTGGGAGGCGAGTACCGAAACGTGGGTACGAGTAAAGTCTTGTTGCGTACACCCATGACAGTGATGGAGATTCCACTGGTCGGGTCATGAATCTGATTTTGTGACCGCAGTTTTTCCAGGAAGATGGTTTCGAGTTCGCAGGCGATGGTGTTCTCGATATTTTTTTCTGCCCAGGGAATAATCTGGTCGCTCAAAATCAGGGAACCCAGGCTCAAAAAACCTCCCAGAATAAAAGAAGGCCAGAGGAGAGAGAGTACATTGATTCCCGCCGCTTTAGCGGCCGTGATTTCCTGGTCTCCGGCAATGCGACCATAAACTACGCAGACGGTCAGCAACAGAGTCGCAGGAATCGTGAAGGGGAGCATGCTGGGGACAATGAATGGCAGGATCTTTAAAACCAGAATTACACCCAGCCCCTGGCTGGTTGCCTGTTGGAACGCGCCAACAAATACCAGCAGGACGGTCAGCACTGTGATCATAAGTGTAAAAACGCGCAATAATTCGAAGAGAACATAGCGCTGTAACAATCGCATGGCAGGGTAATATTAATCTAGAACTAAAGAGAATGGATTTAAGGATTTAGCTCAAACAGGTCTGATTCTGATATTTGCTGTAAATCAGTCTCAGTTCAGGAATGACCTGACTCAGGGATCAACTCAAACCCCTCTGTGGGGAATGTTAGGAATCACCGGTGGTGTATAAGAGAAGAACCCGTATTGAGTCAATATCAGACGGCTGGTGCGTGTTCCGATGTGCATTTCCATGTGCTCTGTAAATCGTGTGTATAGAGTTAGTTTGAATAGTTCTCGTATCGGCAAATCAGTCTTAATCAGTACATTCATTTCTCCTGCCCGTTTTACATCACCTGTAAATTGGATAAATGAACCTTTTTTGCAGCACGCGCATTCTGCCAAACTATTAATTGTATACGTGGCAAATTGGAACTGGTGCTGTCGCCCGCCTGTAAAAAGTTCCGAAGCGCAAATGAAACCCTTAAAAATGATAATTTGGGACCCTGAATCAATAGGAGTACCTTTAATATGTTAGACGCCTTAGCAAACACCCCGGTCCGATCGGCATATTGTGATGATGAAGATTTCCTGGAACTGATTGAAATGTTCGTCGATGGGATCGAGGAGAAGAAACAACTTTTGAGTCAGGCCGTGAGTACTGAGCAGATCACTCCGCTTCAAACGATGGCGCATCAGCTCAAAGGGGCCGGTGCCGGCTATGGATTTGATGAGCTTTCCGAGCTTGCTTCTCATCTGGAAGAAGCCTGTAAATCGGAGGATCGGGTTGAAATAGCACATCAGAAAGAGCTGCTGTTGCACCATATGAATCGCATTGTCGTCTGAATTTGGATCGAATCCGAATCTATTCGGTGAGTCGAGTAATCAGTTTTGACAGTGCGACGATGCGCGTGATCAGTGCTTTTGCCGTCTGAACACCCGGAAGTCCCATACCCTGCCGATCAAAAAGTATCGAAGTTTTACGATGACTTTTAAAGGCAGGCTGGACTGCATCGACATCATTGCAGATCGATTTCCACTCGGATCGCAGATGTGCGGGCACGGTCTCGGGGATTTGTTCCGAGAGTTCCTGAATTTTTTCAGAAAGATCCAGAAGCAGATGTCTGGCATCATAATTGGCATTCTGGAACTGGGCAACGATCTGTGACAGTGCCTGTTGAAATTCTTCAATGCTCATCTTTGTAAATCTCTGGCCCTGAGTATTATCTCAGGGGGCAGCCCGGAAGTGGTTGATGGGGGCTGATTACCGGGGTAAATTCAGAGGATCACGGTTTCAGCCGCTAATTTTCAGGGTTCTTATTGACCTGAGCTGTTAATTATTAGTAAAAATGATCTTCAAACGCTACTGCACGTCAAGCAATTTCATTATTTTAAGCCAGCAGGCCGGAGACGATGATGCGTCTCACGGTTGTTGACCTTGAATAGAACCACAAAACAAAAATGTTGCATTCACAGGGAGTCTTTCATGTCCAAGGTTAGCCAGGTCGCTGTCGGTTTACTGCTGATTACAGTCGGTTATGTTTTAGGTGCTTCTCAAAGTTTTCAAAGCAGTCTGTTGCACGCACAGCAGACCTCCGGGACTCCGACCGAA is from Gimesia maris and encodes:
- a CDS encoding Hpt domain-containing protein, with the translated sequence MLDALANTPVRSAYCDDEDFLELIEMFVDGIEEKKQLLSQAVSTEQITPLQTMAHQLKGAGAGYGFDELSELASHLEEACKSEDRVEIAHQKELLLHHMNRIVV
- a CDS encoding LptF/LptG family permease yields the protein MRLLQRYVLFELLRVFTLMITVLTVLLVFVGAFQQATSQGLGVILVLKILPFIVPSMLPFTIPATLLLTVCVVYGRIAGDQEITAAKAAGINVLSLLWPSFILGGFLSLGSLILSDQIIPWAEKNIENTIACELETIFLEKLRSQNQIHDPTSGISITVMGVRNKTLLVPTFRYSPPNKKPVHLQAEEATLEFDLTNQQVILHISKGHIDFPGKPRFFVEKDTFPFPLPSQTTMAKPRHMSVKSIKSELVDLSEKKNEFEFQRDIEVAMLLALGDFEHFQSPEVNTDLPQNQFQEKRQNKLKTALSSRFALSCSCFFFVLVGCPFSIAQARRQFLTSFFLVFLPILLFYYPIVLLAINLAKQGKIEPTWSLWAGNAGLLIVAIHMLRKVLRN
- a CDS encoding alpha/beta hydrolase family protein, yielding MDCVHLLSLERRLSITCSVLLCLVSLPGMSWAESKAADSQFVDIPEQGEVHFTTTEKEDQVPARFHLEPHSFPFTCEFKRMSGPVKVYDVTFPSPVKTDVKENNTVHGHYYQPEGPGPFPACVCLHILGGGFELSEMSANSLARQGIAALTIKMPYYAARRGSGAQSRRRMISFVPEHTAEGMTQAVLDIRRAAAWLASRQEVDAERLGVTGISLGGIMSALSAEAEPRFRKVAIYLGGGNLALGIWENPHKDAKRFRQHWLDNGGTFESFLEIMSPVDPHTYGKLLQDRDVLMVAAKHDEILPPKSAVALWESMGKKPELVWLDAGHISAAIYIFGETRRLTTFFSNWDRKKRSTDSTGS